One genomic segment of Camelus ferus isolate YT-003-E chromosome 19, BCGSAC_Cfer_1.0, whole genome shotgun sequence includes these proteins:
- the CSTF1 gene encoding cleavage stimulation factor subunit 1 — protein sequence MYRTKVGLKDRQQLYKLIISQLLYDGYISIANGLINEIKPQSVCAPSEQLLHLIKLGMENDDTAVQYAIGRSDTVAPGTGIDLEFDADVQTMSPEASEYETCYVTSHKGPCRVATYSRDGQLIATGSADASIKILDTERMLAKSAMPIEVMMNETAQQNMENHPVIRTLYDHVDEVTCLAFHPTEQILASGSRDYTLKLFDYSKPSAKRAFKYIQEAEMLRSISFHPSGDFILVGTQHPTLRLYDINTFQCFVSCNPQDQHTDAICSVNYNPSANMYVTGSKDGCIKLWDGVSNRCITTFEKAHDGAEVCSAIFSKNSKYILSSGKDSVAKLWEISTGRTLVRYTGAGLSGRQVHRTQAVFNHTEDYVLLPDERTISLCCWDSRTAERRNLLSLGHNNIVRCIVHSPTNPGFMTCSDDFRARFWYRRSTTD from the exons ATGTACAGAACCAAAGTGGGCTTGAAGGACCGCCAGCAGCTCTACAAGCTGATCATTAGCCAGCTGCTCTATGATGGCTACATCAGCATTGCTAACGGCCTCATCAACGAAATCAAGCCTCAGTCTGTCTGTGCACCGTCGGAGCAGCTCCTGCACCTCATCAAACTAG gAATGGAAAATGATGACACAGCAGTTCAGTATGCAATTGGTCGGTCAGACACAGTTGCCCCTGGCACAGGAATTGACCTGGAATTTGATGCAGATGTCCAAACTATGTCCCCAGAGGCTTCTGAGTATGAAACATGCTATGTCACATCCCATAAAGGACCGTGCCGTGTAGCTACCTATAGTAGAGATGGGCAGTTAATAGCCACTGGATCTGCTGACGCGTCCATAAAAATACTTGACACAGAAAGAATGCTAGCCAAAAGTGCCATGCCAATAGAG GTCATGATGAACGAGACCGCACAGCAGAATATGGAAAACCACCCAGTGATTCGAACTCTTTATGACCACGTGGATGAGGTCACATGTCTTGCTTTCCATCCAACAGAACAGATCCTGGCCTCTGGTTCAAGGGATTATACTcttaaattatttgattattcCAAACCATCTGCAAAAAGAGCCTTCAAATACATCCAG GAGGCTGAAATGTTACGCTCCATCTCTTTCCATCCTTCCGGAGACTTTATACTTGTCGGGACTCAGCATCCTACTCTTCGACTGTATGATATCAACACATTTCAGTGTTTTGTCTCTTGCAATCCTCAAGATCAACACACTGATGCCATATGTTCCGTCAATTACAATCCTAGTGCCAATATGTATGTGACTGGTAGCAAGGACGGCTGCATCAAATTATGGGATGGTGTTTCAAATCGATGCATCACAACTTTTGAGAAAGCACACGACGGTGCTGAAGTTTGTTCTgccattttttccaaaaattctaAATACATTCTGTCAAGTGGAAAAGACTCTGTAGCTAAGCTTTGGGAGATATCAACAGGGAGAACGCTGGTCAGATACACAG GCGCTGGCTTGAGCGGGCGGCAGGTGCACCGGACGCAGGCCGTCTTCAACCACACGGAGGACTACGTGCTGCTGCCCGACGAGAGGACCATCAGTCTGTGCTGCTGGGACTCGCGGACGGCCGAGCGCCGGAACCTGCTCTCCCTGGGCCACAACAACATCGTGCGCTGCATCGTGCACTCGCCCACCAACCCCGGCTTCATGACCTGCAGCGACGACTTCAGAGCACGGTTTTGGTACCGGAGGTCAACCACGGACTAG